ATATTATCATGCGCGAGGCGGCGGCGTTCGGCACGGAAATTATCCCGCTCGACAGCGAGCATAACGCCGTATTCAATCTCCTGACCCGTTTCGATCCCGCTACGGTCGGGGAAATTACCCTCACCGCGTCGGGAGGGCCGTTCCGCGATAAACCGATCGGCGATCAGGTCACGCTCGAACAGGTGCTCGACCATCCGACATGGGATATGGGGCAGTATATCACAGTCAACAGCGCGACCCTGATGAACAAGGGGTTCGAGGTGATCGAGGCGCATCACCTTTTCGGGATGGACTACGGACGGATCAGGGTCGTTATCCACCCGCAGTCGCTGGTGCACGGGATGGTACGCGGGACGGACGGCACGCTGTATATGTCGGCGTCGCCGAGCGATATGCGTATCCCTATCTCTCTCGCGATGTTCTTCCCGGAGACCCCGCCCGAAACCATTCCGCGGTTGGGATTGCCCGGCGTATCGCTCGAATTCCGCGAGCCGGATTTAGGGAAATTCCCGCTCCTGAAACTCGCCTACGATATGGGCCGCGAGGGGGGTGTGATGCCCGCCGCCTTGAACGCCGCCAACGAGACGGTAGTGAACGCGTTCCTCGAGGGAAAGACCGGATTCGATAAAATCCCCGGGATAGTGATGCGGGCGCTCGACGGTGTGACGAATATCGCCGAGCCGGATTTGGACACGATTATGGATACCGACTGGCGGGTGCGTGAAAAATGCGGGGAACTGCTAAAATCAGAGTAAGCCGTTCAAAAACCGACTGTGCCCTCAGTAGTACGGGACATTAATCCATCAGGCGCGCGAAATCGATTTCCACCCCGATGAAGAAGCCGAAAACTGTAGCGGCCCGGTATGTAAAGAACGCGTCTAATGTGACAGGGCCGAAGATGCTGTTTATGTTAATTAACGGATCAATAGGAGGAATTACTATGCGGTTATAAGTGAATCCTCCGGTGATTCTGAGGAATTTTGTTATCGGATAACCCGTATAGAGCCTGAACATCATGTTCACGGAATGTAAAATGTCGAAAGTTATAGTGTTATAGCTCATCAGGTTCATCGATCCCTCGAGATTGATATGAATAGGATCGACTGTTACGCGGACACCTAGCCCCGCGCCCCATTCGCCGACATTATTCAACGTACCGTAGGCGAGATTATATATATAATAAAAATTCTTCACACCGGATTTGAACGTGAAATTGGCCATCCCTAAAGAATCGTACCACACCTCAATGGCGAGCGTCCCTTTCCTCGATATATTCAACAGACCGATAGGGAGATGGTAGGACTCGACCGCGAAGTTCACCAGTCCTATCTGCACTCCAGCAACGTTATTCCCGATATTGATACCGCCGAGCTGGAAACCGGAGAATTTCGTACTGTAGTTAATCCCTCCCATCTGGAACGCAGATGCATAGCCGGTGACGATATTCACCGGGGCGAATTGCCATCCCTCGAATTTTCCGCCTACGACATTCGCGAGAAGATTGAATTGCACGCCCGCGGCATACCCCCCTGCATAATGGAATAGCCCCATCGAAAATCCCTTGAATTCTTCTGTTGTTACCACCACCGGCGACCATGCCGCACCCCAGACGATCTCCGAAAAGGACGCGATCAATCCTATCTGGAGATTGTTGATATGGGGCTTGCCTACGGAGATCAGGTCGGTCTGGATAGGCGGAACCAGCGACAGGTTAATGAACGAATGAACATATTTATCGTAATCGAGCTTGATGCTGTCCGGTGCATCCTTTATCACTGTTTCGACAATCGATTTATCGATCCCGATCGTGCCGTCTTTCGTTACGACTATATACTGCGAGCCGTCCTCGTCGATAATCTTTCCCACTATGTTCTGGCCGGCCTTCATGACAATCATATCGGAAAAGCCCGATGCTTGAAAGACTAACATCAGTACAAACAGATATAAAAAGCCTTTTTTCATTGGACTCCCCCTGAATTTTTTAGGATTGTTTTAAATATAATAGATAATAGTTTATCGGCAGTTTTTAGTCAAGAAGATAGAGGGTAGTTTTACATAAGCGGCGGCCGGGGGCTATAATATCCGTTCCATATACCCGACGATGAACGGAAGATGAGGAAATACCTTTGTGCCGGTATGGTCGAATCCCATCCTGAAATACCATTTCTTGAGGCGGGAATTGTCCTCGATGATGCCGATTTTAATCTTCTTTCCGCCCTCCGACAGCACCTTATCCATGATAAACTCAACCAGTACCTTACCGTAACCCTGATGGCGGTAATCCGGAAGAACGCCGAGCTTCTCGAGGAAAAAATCCCCCTCGATCGTCTTCTTTACTCCCACCGTGCCCGCCGGGACACCCCCGTCAAGCAGGATAAACATCTGTAAACCGTTGACGCAATCGCGGGTCAGCCGTTCGAAAGTGATAAACGCCGCGTTGGAGGGCGCATTCTCAGCGGTAAGCCCGAACTGGTCGGCTATACCCTCGAAGGACTCCCTGAGTATCTCGACACAAACCCGCAGATCGGAATCGTCAGCCGCTTTTTTAATTTCATACATCCGGTCCTCCAGAAACCCGTACCATTATAAACTGATAATATGATGGTGTCAAAAATAATATACTCAAAAACCGCGCAAAGGTT
The Brevinematales bacterium DNA segment above includes these coding regions:
- a CDS encoding GNAT family N-acetyltransferase; translation: MYEIKKAADDSDLRVCVEILRESFEGIADQFGLTAENAPSNAAFITFERLTRDCVNGLQMFILLDGGVPAGTVGVKKTIEGDFFLEKLGVLPDYRHQGYGKVLVEFIMDKVLSEGGKKIKIGIIEDNSRLKKWYFRMGFDHTGTKVFPHLPFIVGYMERIL